The following proteins are encoded in a genomic region of Rattus rattus isolate New Zealand chromosome 2, Rrattus_CSIRO_v1, whole genome shotgun sequence:
- the Perp gene encoding p53 apoptosis effector related to PMP-22, giving the protein MLRCGLACERCRWILPLLLLSAIAFDIIALSGRGWLQSSNHIQTSSLWWRCFDEGGGSGSYDDGCQSLMEYAWGRAAAATLFCGFIILVICFILSFFALCGPQMLVFLRVIGGLLALAAVFQIISLVIYPVKYTQTFRLHDNTAVNYIYNWAYGFGWAATIILIGCSFFFCCLPNYEDDLLGNAKPRYFYTSA; this is encoded by the exons ATGCTGCGCTGCGGCCTGGCCTGCGAGCGCTGCAGGTGGatcctgcccctgctgctgctcaGTGCCATCGCCTTCGACATCATCGCGCTGTCCGGCCGCGGCTGGCTGCAGTCTAGCAACCACATCCAGACGTCCTCGCTTTGGTGGAGGTGTTTCGACGAGGGCGGTGGCAGCGGCTCCTACGACGATGGCTGCCAGAGCCTCATGGAATACG CCTGGGGCCGAGCAGCTGCTGCCACGCTCTTCTGTGGATTCATCATCCTGGTCATCTGCTTCATCCTCTCGTTCTTCGCCCTGTGTGGACCCCAGATGCTCGTTTTCCTGAGAGTTATTGGAGGCCTCCTCGCACTGGCTG CTGTATTCCAGATCATCTCCCTGGTTATCTATCCCGTGAAGTACACCCAAACCTTCAGGCTTCATGATAATACCGCTGTTAATTACATCTACAACTGGGCCTACGGCTTCGGATGGGCAGCCACGATCATCTTGATTGGTtgctccttcttcttctgctgcctcCCCAACTACGAGGATGATCTTCTGGGCAATGCAAAGCCCAGGTACTTCTATACATCTGCCTAA